Proteins encoded in a region of the Inquilinus sp. KBS0705 genome:
- a CDS encoding glycosyltransferase family 2 protein has protein sequence MIQQLINFLYRTPKAELKKFKRFGGYFNYRSMMVASLAMQKASASLPPVQSHADGFSIYFLTGKNYLYQTLFCIQSLVKSSTEKFKFILVDDGSFDEVLMERIKRQLPGAVIIDKETIDKNLQETLPVDSFPYLHHKRAVYPHIKKLTDIHTLPGDDWKLVLDSDMLFWAYPTDILNWLKHPDKPIHMIDCVESYGYTANLMEKLSASTIKPLINVGAVGLNSKHINWHNVEHWVKELETAEGTSYYLEQALTAMLIGHKPTIALDTDNYIVNPTDNAKGVLHHYVDLSKEYYYKSAWKKFI, from the coding sequence TTGATACAGCAACTGATCAATTTTTTATACCGCACCCCAAAAGCTGAGTTGAAAAAATTCAAGCGTTTTGGCGGCTATTTTAATTATCGCAGCATGATGGTGGCAAGCCTGGCTATGCAAAAGGCATCAGCCAGCCTCCCCCCAGTTCAATCGCATGCCGATGGTTTTAGCATTTACTTTTTAACTGGCAAAAACTACTTGTACCAAACGCTATTCTGTATACAATCGCTGGTAAAAAGCAGCACAGAAAAATTCAAGTTCATTTTGGTTGATGATGGCAGCTTTGATGAGGTATTGATGGAAAGAATTAAGCGACAACTACCCGGAGCCGTAATTATTGATAAAGAAACGATAGATAAAAACCTACAAGAAACATTACCGGTAGATAGCTTTCCATATTTACATCATAAAAGAGCGGTATATCCGCACATAAAAAAACTAACCGATATACACACCCTGCCCGGCGATGACTGGAAACTGGTATTAGATTCGGACATGCTGTTTTGGGCCTACCCTACAGATATATTAAACTGGCTAAAACACCCGGACAAGCCTATCCACATGATAGACTGTGTAGAAAGCTATGGCTATACTGCAAATTTAATGGAAAAGCTATCCGCTTCTACAATTAAGCCCTTAATAAATGTGGGCGCTGTCGGTTTAAACAGTAAGCATATCAATTGGCACAATGTGGAGCACTGGGTAAAAGAGCTGGAAACAGCTGAGGGTACAAGTTATTATTTAGAGCAGGCTTTAACAGCTATGCTAATTGGCCACAAACCAACTATTGCTTTAGATACAGATAACTATATTGTTAACCCAACCGATAATGCAAAAGGCGTTTTACACCATTATGTCGACTTGTCAAAAGAGTATTATTACAAATCGGCCTGGAAAAAATTCATTTAA
- a CDS encoding glycosyltransferase family 2 protein: MEMIELSVIICTYNPNAERLNRTLAGLRNQTLALNKWELIIIDNNSSTAVSVDTNWHPNSSIIPEPKAGLTYARLKGFSRAVGQIMVLVDDDNILDENYLLNTLKILNTHPKIGAIGGKILPEFEETPPTWLNQFYSLLAIRDEGDSEIISEGDKQYPKAAPVGAGMAIRKAAVNSYITKVNKNNSPVTDRQGSSLSSGGDNDLVMEVVKQGWQVGYFPSLSLTHIIPAGRIQADYLAQLNYSSNKSWIKVLQNHNINPWPKIAAWTVALRKAKAWFAYKAWIKPVNYIKWRGACGMFEALAND; the protein is encoded by the coding sequence ATAGAAATGATTGAGCTATCGGTAATTATTTGTACTTACAACCCTAATGCCGAAAGACTGAATAGAACCTTAGCAGGGCTAAGAAACCAAACACTCGCTTTAAATAAATGGGAACTTATTATAATTGATAACAACTCCAGCACCGCTGTATCTGTTGATACTAACTGGCATCCAAATAGCAGTATAATTCCCGAGCCTAAAGCGGGGCTTACCTATGCCAGGCTAAAAGGCTTTTCCAGGGCCGTCGGGCAAATTATGGTGTTGGTTGATGATGACAATATTTTAGACGAAAACTACCTGCTAAACACACTTAAAATTTTAAATACACATCCAAAGATAGGTGCCATTGGCGGTAAAATACTACCTGAGTTTGAAGAAACGCCGCCCACATGGTTAAACCAATTTTACAGCTTATTAGCTATACGCGACGAGGGCGACAGTGAGATAATTAGCGAAGGTGACAAGCAATATCCAAAGGCAGCACCTGTTGGTGCAGGTATGGCTATCAGGAAGGCCGCTGTAAATAGTTATATTACCAAAGTAAATAAAAATAATAGCCCCGTGACCGACAGGCAAGGCAGCTCGCTAAGTTCGGGTGGGGATAATGACCTGGTGATGGAGGTTGTAAAACAAGGCTGGCAGGTGGGGTATTTCCCATCGTTAAGCTTAACGCATATTATCCCGGCCGGGCGAATACAGGCCGATTATTTGGCGCAACTCAACTATAGCAGCAATAAGTCATGGATAAAGGTATTGCAAAACCACAATATAAACCCCTGGCCAAAAATTGCCGCTTGGACGGTAGCTCTTAGGAAAGCTAAAGCATGGTTTGCTTATAAAGCATGGATAAAACCCGTAAATTATATAAAATGGCGTGGCGCATGCGGCATGTTTGAAGCATTGGCAAATGATTGA
- a CDS encoding nucleotide-diphospho-sugar transferase: MDNKGGFNTPVLLLMFNRPDTTMLVFERIKNVQPKYLYIAADGPRKNNTKDAELCKQCREITTLINWDCELKTLFRDENLGCGKAVSESINWFFENVDEGIILEDDCLPNDSFFSYCETLLSKYREVAKVMMICGTSYQPKPLNSETYYFSKYAHVWGWATWKRAWQGYNLKLEGESELTIKDVINYNFSNTRERSVWKYNLGIVIDGLDTWDYQLMYWIWKNNGLCIIPWKNMVSNIGFDDNATHTFDAKSIQSKMAQYEITNITHPQKISCNKKADIYERNNLFIESNTKYLIRKLKGAKNRVLRFCKIK; the protein is encoded by the coding sequence ATGGATAATAAAGGTGGCTTTAATACCCCGGTTTTGCTGCTGATGTTCAATCGACCGGATACAACTATGCTGGTGTTTGAAAGGATTAAAAACGTACAACCTAAATATTTATACATAGCGGCTGATGGCCCCCGCAAAAACAACACAAAGGATGCTGAGCTTTGTAAGCAGTGCAGAGAAATAACTACGCTAATAAATTGGGACTGCGAATTAAAAACCTTGTTTAGGGATGAAAATTTAGGTTGTGGGAAGGCGGTATCGGAGTCTATTAATTGGTTTTTCGAAAATGTTGACGAAGGTATAATTTTAGAGGACGACTGCCTACCTAATGATAGTTTTTTTAGTTATTGTGAAACACTTTTAAGCAAATACAGGGAGGTAGCTAAGGTAATGATGATTTGCGGAACAAGTTATCAACCTAAACCGTTAAATTCCGAGACTTACTATTTTTCAAAATATGCACATGTATGGGGTTGGGCTACATGGAAAAGAGCATGGCAAGGCTATAATTTAAAACTTGAAGGGGAAAGTGAATTAACAATAAAGGATGTTATTAACTATAATTTTTCAAATACCCGTGAACGTAGCGTATGGAAATACAATTTAGGTATTGTTATAGACGGCCTGGATACATGGGATTATCAACTAATGTATTGGATATGGAAAAACAATGGCCTATGTATAATACCATGGAAAAACATGGTATCTAATATTGGTTTTGATGATAATGCAACGCACACATTTGATGCTAAATCAATTCAGTCTAAAATGGCACAGTACGAAATAACAAATATTACCCACCCACAAAAGATAAGTTGTAATAAAAAAGCGGATATATACGAACGAAACAACTTATTTATCGAGTCAAACACAAAATATTTGATTAGAAAATTAAAAGGTGCTAAAAATAGGGTCTTGAGATTCTGCAAAATAAAATGA
- a CDS encoding glycosyltransferase produces the protein MYIPGINWPKLTIVTPSYNQGAFLEQTIRSVLLQNYPNLEYIIIDGGSTDNTTQILKQYAPWISYKQSQKDEGQGQAINMGFSLASGDYYAWINSDDYYLPGVFQTVISSFVKTKANFIYGYGYNYHLKQQRLELVTTLPLYDYFLRIPSLIQPACFWSASIHQPIWEQLQCSLDYELWLRIVKGNSRKLIKQPLAVANVHDDAKTYDPKMKAAWEADHQLICAADAHGDVPNWNKMIFWKKILSALYKISGSLLTKL, from the coding sequence ATTTACATCCCAGGCATCAACTGGCCAAAACTAACCATTGTAACACCATCGTATAATCAGGGTGCTTTTTTAGAGCAGACGATACGGTCGGTACTTTTACAAAACTACCCTAACCTGGAGTATATAATTATTGATGGCGGCAGTACCGATAATACCACGCAAATATTAAAACAATACGCCCCATGGATAAGTTATAAGCAAAGCCAAAAAGATGAAGGCCAGGGGCAGGCCATTAACATGGGTTTTAGTCTGGCATCCGGTGATTACTATGCCTGGATAAACAGCGATGATTATTATTTACCCGGTGTATTCCAAACAGTTATCAGCAGCTTTGTAAAAACTAAAGCAAACTTTATATACGGTTATGGCTATAACTACCACCTAAAACAACAGCGTTTAGAATTAGTTACAACCCTACCCCTGTACGACTACTTCCTTAGGATACCCTCGCTTATACAACCGGCTTGCTTTTGGAGTGCAAGCATTCATCAGCCTATTTGGGAGCAGTTGCAATGCTCGTTAGATTATGAGCTTTGGCTGCGTATAGTAAAGGGCAACAGCCGCAAATTAATAAAGCAGCCATTAGCCGTAGCTAATGTGCACGATGACGCCAAAACCTACGACCCAAAAATGAAAGCAGCCTGGGAAGCCGACCACCAATTAATTTGCGCTGCTGATGCCCACGGCGATGTACCTAATTGGAACAAAATGATATTTTGGAAAAAGATATTATCAGCGTTATACAAAATATCAGGTAGTTTACTAACCAAACTCTAA
- a CDS encoding acyltransferase gives MTNLLRSIASKVLIAVYWLKGVAIHSSVKLHHTTSLNCGYANGRKGLLTINNNAELSKGVVIKAYGGKVTIHQNVFLGEYVVIYGHGDVQIGENTLIAMHTCIVSANHTVPNKTTLIRSQPDILMPVTIGKDVWIGAGAKILAGVSIGDGCVIGAGAVVTKDLPPYAIAVGVPANITGYRND, from the coding sequence ATGACAAATCTACTCAGATCAATTGCATCCAAAGTACTAATAGCAGTTTACTGGCTAAAAGGTGTGGCTATACACTCATCTGTTAAACTGCATCATACAACAAGCCTTAATTGTGGTTATGCAAATGGCCGTAAAGGCCTGTTAACCATCAACAATAATGCGGAATTAAGCAAGGGCGTGGTTATTAAAGCATATGGTGGCAAAGTTACCATCCATCAAAATGTCTTTTTAGGCGAATACGTAGTGATTTATGGCCATGGCGATGTGCAAATTGGCGAAAATACATTAATAGCCATGCATACCTGTATAGTTAGTGCTAACCATACAGTACCCAATAAAACTACACTCATCCGCTCGCAGCCCGATATTTTAATGCCGGTTACCATTGGTAAGGATGTATGGATAGGTGCGGGAGCAAAAATTTTAGCCGGCGTAAGCATTGGCGATGGTTGTGTAATTGGTGCAGGCGCGGTGGTGACTAAAGACCTTCCCCCCTATGCAATAGCTGTAGGTGTACCTGCAAATATTACAGGTTATAGAAATGATTGA
- a CDS encoding glycosyltransferase family 2 protein: MTTASTYSLLVPCYNAESYLDKFLANIAKLSIPFDEILFYDDASTDDTVRLILAKGYTLIQGKSNKGPGYARNRLAHAATGDYIHFHDVDDEIAPEFLSLVKQKAELSVPDVIVGYADWIDSATRQPLISWRYDEDQIATDPLAYFIENPLGVINTTYKKDAFLNVSGFDEKQHCWEDADLHIRLARSGAKFVVINQVIAWSIRHNNGISSNQKNCWLCRLNYLDSYKPGLNQKQLLALGQQYEKAANALLHYNKFTAAKFALKQSRQCGYNAPTLNNPFFKAVKSISPTMAFLLKGAIVNFIKK; this comes from the coding sequence TTGACTACGGCTTCAACTTATTCGCTTTTAGTACCCTGCTATAACGCCGAAAGTTATTTAGATAAGTTTTTAGCCAACATTGCAAAATTAAGCATTCCATTTGATGAGATACTGTTTTACGACGATGCCAGTACGGATGATACCGTAAGATTAATTTTAGCCAAAGGGTACACCCTAATACAAGGTAAAAGCAACAAAGGCCCCGGCTATGCACGCAACCGTTTGGCTCATGCAGCCACTGGTGATTATATCCATTTTCATGATGTGGATGATGAGATAGCCCCTGAATTTTTGAGCTTGGTTAAACAAAAGGCAGAACTATCAGTCCCCGATGTGATTGTAGGCTATGCCGACTGGATAGATAGCGCAACAAGGCAACCTTTAATTAGCTGGCGATATGACGAAGACCAAATAGCTACCGACCCATTGGCATACTTTATTGAGAACCCCCTGGGCGTAATAAATACCACTTATAAAAAAGATGCTTTTTTAAATGTAAGTGGTTTCGACGAAAAACAGCATTGCTGGGAAGATGCCGACCTGCATATCCGCCTGGCGCGTTCAGGTGCTAAATTTGTGGTTATTAACCAGGTAATTGCCTGGTCTATAAGGCATAATAATGGCATTAGCAGCAATCAAAAAAACTGTTGGCTATGCCGCTTAAACTATTTGGATAGCTACAAGCCCGGCTTAAACCAAAAGCAGTTATTGGCACTTGGGCAGCAGTATGAAAAGGCTGCTAACGCATTATTGCATTACAATAAATTTACCGCAGCCAAATTCGCTTTAAAACAAAGCCGGCAATGCGGTTATAATGCGCCAACACTAAACAACCCATTTTTTAAAGCGGTAAAAAGCATATCGCCAACTATGGCCTTTTTGTTAAAAGGCGCAATAGTTAACTTTATAAAAAAGTAA
- a CDS encoding FkbM family methyltransferase, with amino-acid sequence MKKLIKKLLALASVKISVVNRKNQLLQLGINEGNSATQDNYENILLKDFGFTVNYHRHRYIIDGLRKMYTLKDHYQAVFTFDDEALIIKIDGLTYHVQTFEELFILNEIFIAGVYNIYINQPFHLIDIGMNVAYTSLYFAQKPNCISVNSFEPFKPTYLQALANINLNPAVKSKIVTHQYGLGNKNELVTVTYDNSLKGNMGINGVPDYLSHQIQQVVSEEITIKNAAEFLTPIVDELIQTGANIILKVDCEGSEYDIFKSFATTNILQSFTAIILEWHFKGPDEIINTLKDNGYTFLSFAPNDATAGMIYAFKNTL; translated from the coding sequence TTGAAAAAACTCATTAAAAAACTACTGGCCCTGGCATCAGTAAAAATATCTGTTGTTAACAGAAAAAACCAACTGTTGCAATTAGGTATAAATGAGGGTAATTCGGCAACGCAGGATAATTATGAAAACATCCTGTTAAAAGATTTTGGCTTTACCGTTAACTATCACCGCCACCGATACATTATTGATGGCTTAAGAAAGATGTATACCTTAAAAGACCACTATCAGGCAGTATTCACCTTTGATGATGAGGCTTTGATCATAAAAATTGATGGCCTCACCTACCATGTTCAAACTTTTGAAGAGCTTTTTATACTGAACGAGATATTTATTGCCGGGGTGTATAACATATATATAAATCAGCCATTCCACTTAATTGATATTGGAATGAATGTGGCCTATACTTCGCTTTATTTTGCTCAAAAGCCAAATTGTATATCTGTAAATTCATTCGAGCCTTTTAAGCCAACTTATTTGCAGGCACTGGCAAATATTAATTTAAACCCGGCGGTAAAAAGCAAGATTGTTACTCATCAATATGGTTTAGGTAATAAAAACGAACTGGTTACGGTTACCTACGATAACTCCCTTAAAGGCAACATGGGTATTAATGGCGTACCCGATTATTTGTCGCACCAAATTCAACAAGTAGTTAGCGAGGAGATCACCATAAAAAACGCCGCAGAGTTTCTTACACCTATAGTAGACGAACTTATACAAACAGGGGCAAACATTATATTAAAGGTAGACTGCGAAGGTTCGGAATACGATATATTCAAATCATTTGCTACCACAAACATATTGCAAAGTTTTACAGCTATTATTTTGGAATGGCACTTTAAAGGGCCTGATGAGATCATCAATACACTAAAAGACAATGGCTATACCTTCTTATCGTTCGCGCCAAATGATGCCACAGCGGGCATGATATACGCGTTTAAAAACACCTTATAA
- a CDS encoding glycosyltransferase family 2 protein translates to MDNQAPGISVIICCYNSALRLPETLRHLAMQVTSSNTAWEVIVVNNASTDDTAATSKTEWAKYNVPINFKLIEQPITGKTQALLKGVTKAKFDYILTCDDDNWLNENYIENAFKIMRSDPNIGVLGGCGIFEPEQPFNIDIDNYKAKYVNGPQMQADTEHWLYGAGSVYKKAVFNDIVDNRWNLITSGRIGNKLNGGEDVEFCFVAYLKGYKIIADDNLQFKHFVPLQRQNIKYLLNLYYWLSYSNVLLNSYFNILHNEVKPIEQVLNGWLLASGRSYLKQSITMLFKKQSLDEKLAYKAISGTFFSLLYNRKKIIAHNKHLRLLIKRDANG, encoded by the coding sequence TTGGATAATCAGGCCCCAGGTATCTCCGTAATCATCTGTTGTTACAACAGCGCATTAAGGTTACCCGAAACACTTAGGCACCTGGCAATGCAGGTTACGTCATCTAATACAGCATGGGAGGTTATTGTAGTAAATAACGCGTCAACTGATGATACCGCTGCGACATCCAAAACTGAGTGGGCTAAATACAATGTGCCTATAAACTTTAAATTAATTGAGCAACCCATAACAGGTAAAACACAGGCACTGTTAAAAGGCGTCACCAAGGCTAAATTCGACTATATTTTAACTTGCGATGATGATAATTGGCTTAATGAGAATTATATTGAAAACGCCTTTAAAATAATGCGATCAGACCCCAATATTGGCGTTTTAGGCGGTTGCGGTATATTTGAACCAGAGCAGCCTTTTAACATTGATATCGACAATTATAAAGCTAAATATGTTAACGGCCCGCAAATGCAGGCAGATACCGAACATTGGTTATATGGCGCAGGGTCTGTATATAAAAAAGCGGTTTTTAATGATATAGTTGATAACCGTTGGAACCTTATTACATCCGGACGTATAGGGAATAAACTTAATGGCGGTGAAGACGTTGAATTTTGCTTTGTTGCTTATTTAAAGGGTTATAAAATTATTGCAGACGATAACTTGCAATTCAAACACTTTGTGCCACTGCAAAGGCAAAACATTAAGTATTTACTTAACTTATATTATTGGCTTAGCTACTCAAATGTGCTCTTGAACAGCTATTTCAATATTTTGCATAACGAAGTAAAGCCGATTGAACAGGTGCTTAATGGCTGGCTGCTGGCTTCGGGGCGGTCGTATTTAAAACAGTCTATTACAATGCTGTTCAAAAAACAATCGTTAGACGAAAAATTAGCTTATAAAGCCATCTCAGGTACATTTTTTTCGTTGCTGTATAATCGTAAAAAGATAATTGCGCATAACAAACACCTAAGGTTGTTAATTAAGCGGGATGCAAATGGATAA
- a CDS encoding glycosyltransferase: MTKPLVSIIMPVYNCKDFVAAAIDSMLSQTLTDFELLIIDDASTDSTVAIVSGYNDARIKLIIKLINTGLIESLNIGIDLATGTYIARMDGDDISYPERLQKQVTFLNNNPDVALCGTWYKMLSSGVVVEHPQHNEDIKLALLEYCALGHPTVMFRRQFILDNNLKYNEAFEAAEDYELWTRMATKGRIANLPEVLLTYRDHDSQVSKQKKALQYQNTLRCRITMLCNCLGQVNQQDKVYSNIVINNQPAESFLQLKDVLNWLNAVLASNQLLLNYKAFEHYINSKKGNLIAAFYINAPAFHPGMLYDFFRLKTQYQSHLSANQNLRVIAKCLTFWAKSTA; encoded by the coding sequence ATGACTAAGCCACTGGTTAGTATTATAATGCCCGTTTACAACTGCAAAGATTTTGTTGCTGCAGCTATTGATAGTATGCTAAGCCAAACGCTTACCGATTTCGAACTGCTTATTATAGATGACGCATCTACCGACAGTACTGTTGCTATTGTTAGCGGATATAATGATGCGCGTATTAAACTGATCATAAAACTGATTAACACCGGCCTTATTGAAAGCCTTAACATAGGAATTGACCTTGCAACAGGCACATACATCGCCCGTATGGATGGCGATGACATTAGCTACCCCGAACGTTTACAAAAGCAGGTTACTTTTTTAAATAACAACCCAGATGTAGCATTATGCGGCACATGGTATAAAATGCTTTCGTCGGGCGTAGTTGTAGAGCATCCGCAGCACAATGAGGATATAAAACTTGCCTTATTAGAATACTGTGCACTTGGGCACCCTACAGTTATGTTTAGGCGGCAATTTATTTTAGATAATAATTTAAAATACAACGAAGCCTTTGAAGCGGCAGAAGATTATGAATTATGGACAAGGATGGCTACCAAAGGCCGTATAGCAAATTTACCCGAAGTTTTGTTAACCTATCGCGACCACGATAGCCAGGTTTCAAAACAGAAAAAAGCCCTGCAATACCAAAATACTTTACGATGCCGAATTACGATGCTTTGCAACTGCCTTGGCCAGGTAAACCAACAAGATAAAGTTTACAGCAACATAGTAATTAACAATCAACCGGCTGAGAGTTTTCTGCAATTAAAAGACGTATTGAACTGGCTAAATGCGGTGTTGGCATCCAACCAACTATTGCTGAATTATAAAGCTTTCGAGCATTACATCAATTCAAAAAAAGGGAACCTGATAGCTGCGTTTTATATTAATGCCCCCGCTTTTCACCCGGGTATGCTATATGATTTTTTCAGGCTTAAAACGCAATATCAGTCACACTTATCAGCCAATCAAAATTTACGCGTTATTGCCAAGTGCTTAACTTTTTGGGCTAAAAGCACTGCATGA
- a CDS encoding glycosyltransferase, whose product MKKHIILTELFETGGSNSHLKVLIQYFKSGSVILALADKDQLPYLQNIHSGDNLNLKILPGLHQFACLTYRLSTNIREGMLIAYSITRLLFLSIKNGFADITISAVAPEKHLYLFWIPFIKVTYILHTLPSGTISPFTTYTCNVRLGKQKKIIAVSDAMNKLLCKEWAIDTDKQAYVVTIHNTLLHQDVGDDNVLTDANKKTVLTIGRVDENKNPAMWLQVAQAITATNNDVDFIWLGNGPEFEHYRNLTVNEPNITFKGLIKNPEAYLKKAAVYYQPSFNESHGIAVLEAMRNSLPCIVANVGGLVESVTDNVNGLLADPLNFEQNINAVRNLLSDTEKSKTYGDNSLKKYNELFAYPIFKAKMDNIYCT is encoded by the coding sequence ATGAAAAAACATATTATTCTTACAGAGCTATTTGAAACAGGTGGCAGTAACTCTCATTTAAAAGTACTGATTCAATACTTTAAAAGCGGCTCGGTGATACTGGCATTAGCAGATAAAGATCAATTGCCTTATTTGCAAAATATTCATTCGGGCGATAATTTAAATCTTAAAATATTGCCGGGCTTGCATCAGTTTGCTTGTTTAACTTACCGGCTTTCTACCAATATAAGGGAGGGCATGTTAATAGCCTACTCTATTACGCGACTTTTATTTTTGAGCATCAAAAACGGCTTTGCTGATATTACAATTTCGGCAGTAGCACCCGAAAAGCACCTTTATCTTTTTTGGATCCCGTTTATTAAAGTTACCTATATATTGCATACGCTGCCCAGTGGTACAATATCACCTTTTACAACGTATACCTGTAATGTACGTTTAGGCAAGCAAAAAAAAATAATAGCAGTTTCTGATGCCATGAATAAGCTGCTTTGTAAAGAGTGGGCAATAGACACCGATAAACAAGCCTACGTTGTTACTATACATAATACCCTATTACACCAAGACGTTGGCGATGATAACGTATTAACCGATGCAAATAAAAAAACAGTATTAACCATTGGCCGGGTTGATGAAAATAAAAACCCTGCCATGTGGCTACAGGTAGCACAGGCAATAACTGCAACAAATAACGATGTCGATTTTATATGGCTGGGCAACGGGCCTGAATTTGAGCACTATCGAAACTTAACCGTTAACGAACCCAATATTACTTTTAAAGGCCTTATAAAAAATCCCGAAGCTTATTTGAAAAAAGCAGCGGTTTATTATCAGCCCAGTTTTAACGAATCGCATGGCATTGCTGTGTTAGAAGCTATGCGCAACAGTTTACCGTGTATTGTTGCAAATGTGGGTGGTTTGGTAGAGTCGGTTACTGATAACGTTAACGGGCTATTAGCTGACCCTTTAAATTTTGAGCAAAATATAAACGCGGTGCGTAATTTATTGAGCGATACAGAAAAGAGTAAAACTTACGGCGACAACTCCCTTAAAAAGTATAACGAGTTATTTGCCTACCCCATTTTTAAAGCAAAAATGGATAATATTTATTGCACATAA
- a CDS encoding acyltransferase, whose protein sequence is MIEYITQKTADKKNAFDLLRLLLAISVLITHALLLGGYKLYDPLHTLSKGQTNLAELGVMGFFTLSGYLISASFERSANPAVFASHRLLRILPAYWVCLVLTAFVFAPIIYSIKDRHVADYFANNSGSAINYVWKNFFLKINQWSIAGVLDFASYKDSLNGSLWSLYPEMQCYCFTLLAGVFGLLKKNSIPYLIISITVFAFFAIGFNFSKGFGPTILLLSPAFKLYISYVAGSLIYVFRDKLIFNKMETIFIAGFSLLLIKFGGFHLLSPLLIALTLINVFQLFSFRLKYDISYGIYIYSFIVEQLLYQIFGNSLPVVAFIGIALVISVILGWASHLLVEKPFINLKKTTDVLLIRSINSNKSK, encoded by the coding sequence ATGATTGAATATATAACCCAAAAAACAGCCGATAAAAAGAACGCGTTCGACCTGTTGCGCTTGTTATTGGCTATTAGCGTATTAATTACCCATGCGCTGTTACTGGGTGGCTATAAGCTGTACGACCCCTTACATACCCTATCAAAAGGCCAAACCAATTTAGCAGAGTTGGGCGTAATGGGCTTTTTTACCCTTAGCGGGTATTTAATTTCCGCAAGTTTTGAAAGAAGTGCCAACCCTGCAGTATTTGCAAGCCACAGGTTACTACGCATACTACCCGCCTATTGGGTTTGCCTGGTATTAACCGCATTTGTTTTTGCACCAATAATTTACAGCATTAAAGACAGGCACGTCGCCGATTATTTCGCTAATAATAGTGGTAGCGCGATTAATTATGTTTGGAAAAATTTCTTCCTCAAGATAAATCAATGGAGTATAGCGGGTGTGCTGGATTTTGCATCGTATAAGGATTCCCTGAATGGGAGCCTTTGGAGTTTATACCCCGAAATGCAATGTTATTGCTTTACCCTGTTAGCAGGTGTATTTGGCTTATTAAAAAAGAACAGCATACCCTACCTTATTATTTCCATTACTGTATTTGCCTTTTTCGCCATTGGCTTTAACTTTTCAAAAGGCTTTGGCCCTACCATATTGCTGCTATCGCCTGCTTTTAAACTGTATATATCTTATGTGGCAGGTTCGCTTATATATGTATTCAGAGACAAGCTGATATTTAATAAAATGGAAACCATCTTTATTGCTGGTTTCAGCTTACTGCTTATCAAATTTGGTGGTTTTCATTTACTATCACCGTTATTAATTGCGCTAACGCTGATCAATGTATTCCAGTTATTCTCGTTCCGGCTTAAATACGATATCTCTTACGGCATCTACATCTATAGTTTTATTGTAGAGCAATTATTGTATCAGATTTTTGGCAATAGTTTGCCTGTAGTGGCATTCATAGGAATTGCTTTGGTAATTTCAGTAATCTTAGGCTGGGCCAGTCATTTATTGGTAGAGAAGCCTTTTATTAACCTTAAAAAAACAACTGATGTACTATTGATACGATCAATTAATAGTAACAAAAGCAAATGA